Proteins co-encoded in one Dasypus novemcinctus isolate mDasNov1 chromosome 6, mDasNov1.1.hap2, whole genome shotgun sequence genomic window:
- the LOC101424936 gene encoding olfactory receptor 13A1-like has protein sequence MMAANNDTTVVDFILQGFSENPKLQGFFIALFLFLYLSALTGNSLILMAICLNPTLQTPMYFFLTNLAILDIACTSTVLPKLLENLLVKGSTISYKGCLTQLFFITWVLGAELLLLAVMSYDRYVAICQPLHYHTLMSRPHCALLAGSVWMVCGVNSSIHTGLMAQLTFCGPNEIHHFLCEVPTLLLLACGPTDLNNVMILIADAYFGVINFLLTMLSYTFIIASILRIRSAEGKRRAFSTCSSHLLVVCVFYSTIIYTYILPGSGSSMENGKVVAVMYTAVSPTLNPLIYTLRNKDVKVALRRVFPTFCK, from the coding sequence ATGATGGCAGCAAACAATGACACTACTGTTGTGGATTTCATCCTTCAGGGATTCTCAGAGAATCCTAAGCTCCAGGGTTTCTTCATTGCTCTATTCCTCTTTCTTTACCTGTCTGCTCTTACAGGGAACAGCCTAATCCTCATGGCCATCTGCCTGAATCCCACCCTCCAAACTCCGATGTACTTCTTTCTCACTAACCTGGCTATCTTGGACATTGCCTGCACATCCACTGTTCTCCCTAAGTTGCTGGAGAATCTGCTGGTCAAGGGCAGCACCATCTCCTATAAAGGCTGCTTAACCCAGCTCTTCTTTATAACATGGGTTTTAGGGGCCGAGCTGCTGCTGCTTGCTGTCATGTCCTATGACCGCTAcgtggccatctgccagcccctGCATTATCATACACTGATGAGCCGGCCACACTGTGCCCTGCTGGCAGGCAGTGTATGGATGGTATGTGGGGTCAACTCCTCTATCCACACTGGCCTGATGGCACAGCTAACGTTCTGTGGTCCCAATGAGATCCATCATTTCCTATGTGAAGTCCCAACACTGCTGCTGCTCGCTTGTGGCCCAACAGATCTGAACAATGTTATGATTCTCATTGCAGATGCTTACTTTGGGGTGATCAATTTCCTGCTAACCATGTTGTCCTACACCTTCATCATTGCCAGCATCCTGCGCATCCGCTCAGCTGAGGGCAAACGCAGGGCTTtctccacctgctcctcccacctcctAGTTGTCTGCGTGTTCTACTCCACCATCATCTACACCTACATCCTCCCAGGGTCTGGGTCTTCCATGGAAAATGGCAAAGTGGTTGCAGTTATGTACACGGCAGTCAGCCCCACTCTGAACCCACTCATCTACACTCTGCGCAACAAGGATGTAAAAGTCGCTCTCAGGAGGGTATTTCCCACATTCTGTAAATGA